A single genomic interval of Zobellia nedashkovskayae harbors:
- a CDS encoding glutamate synthase-related protein — MKKPIAIAQVDTLENKKPEHALVNGLDLVIVKFDDDVSVLYGRCLHRGALMSDGHVDGHNLICGVHGWDYRVDTGVSEYNNAEVLHKFTTKIEGGSLFVDEEEIDAYLVDSPQPFNRDAYLGAYADTHPEETEPYTGYIKELATNGLKNLGHHGTSASMGVDRNTLPKWSDIQFLPAQLASRPLLDEDAVATKVVIGPKAKKPLHLDIPLFVSDMSFGALSREAKIALSKGAQLAGTGICSGEGGMLPHEQENNSKYFYELASAKFGFTWDKLDKVQAFHFKGGQGAKTGTGGHLPGAKVSKEIAEVRGLKEGETAISPATFPDFHGVDDFKSFAAQVRERTGGIPIGFKIAASHIEKDIQFALDVGVDYIILDGRGGGTGSAPTILRDNINVPTIPALARARKYLDKVGATDVTLVITGGLRVAEDFGKALMLGADAIAVSNSALQAIGCLGMRACGSNNCPVGIATQKESLRSRLIIDSSAKQLHNYFDATNNLIKVIARACGHDDISKFNFDDLSTFNHDMHRLTGINYGGVNA, encoded by the coding sequence ATGAAAAAACCAATTGCAATTGCCCAAGTAGACACTTTAGAAAACAAAAAACCAGAACACGCATTAGTCAATGGTTTGGATTTAGTAATCGTAAAATTTGATGATGATGTTTCTGTATTGTATGGTAGATGTCTGCATAGAGGGGCATTAATGTCAGACGGTCATGTAGATGGTCATAACCTTATTTGTGGTGTTCACGGTTGGGATTATAGAGTAGATACCGGAGTTTCTGAATATAATAATGCAGAGGTATTACATAAGTTTACTACTAAAATAGAGGGTGGTAGTCTTTTTGTAGATGAAGAAGAGATAGATGCTTATTTAGTAGACAGTCCGCAACCTTTTAATAGAGATGCGTATTTGGGTGCTTACGCAGATACCCATCCGGAAGAGACAGAACCATACACCGGGTATATAAAAGAATTAGCTACCAACGGACTTAAAAATTTGGGGCATCACGGAACTTCTGCTTCAATGGGAGTGGATAGAAATACGTTGCCAAAATGGAGCGATATTCAATTTTTGCCTGCCCAATTGGCTAGTAGACCGTTGCTAGATGAAGATGCTGTGGCTACAAAGGTGGTTATTGGACCTAAAGCCAAAAAGCCTTTACATTTAGATATTCCACTTTTTGTTAGTGATATGAGTTTTGGCGCATTATCTAGAGAAGCTAAAATAGCATTATCTAAAGGAGCGCAATTAGCAGGTACGGGTATTTGCTCAGGAGAAGGCGGCATGTTACCTCATGAGCAAGAAAACAACAGTAAGTATTTTTATGAACTAGCTTCTGCAAAGTTCGGATTTACTTGGGATAAGCTAGACAAAGTTCAAGCTTTTCATTTTAAAGGCGGACAAGGAGCAAAAACAGGTACGGGCGGTCATTTGCCAGGTGCTAAAGTAAGTAAGGAAATTGCTGAGGTAAGAGGTTTAAAAGAAGGAGAGACTGCAATTTCACCAGCCACTTTTCCAGATTTTCATGGTGTAGATGACTTTAAATCTTTCGCAGCTCAGGTAAGAGAACGTACAGGTGGTATACCGATCGGATTCAAAATTGCAGCAAGTCATATAGAAAAAGATATTCAGTTTGCATTAGATGTGGGTGTCGATTATATCATTTTAGATGGTAGAGGTGGGGGAACAGGTTCCGCACCAACTATATTAAGAGATAATATAAATGTACCTACAATTCCTGCTTTGGCAAGAGCAAGAAAATATTTAGATAAAGTTGGTGCTACAGATGTCACCTTGGTAATTACCGGAGGTTTAAGAGTTGCTGAAGATTTTGGTAAAGCCCTTATGTTAGGTGCCGATGCTATTGCCGTATCTAATTCGGCCTTGCAGGCAATTGGCTGTTTAGGTATGCGTGCTTGCGGAAGTAACAACTGCCCTGTGGGTATTGCAACGCAAAAAGAATCATTGCGTAGTAGGTTGATTATTGATTCTTCGGCGAAACAATTACATAATTATTTTGATGCTACAAATAACCTTATTAAGGTTATTGCGAGAGCTTGTGGGCATGATGATATTTCAAAATTCAATTTTGATGACCTATCTACTTTTAATCATGACATGCATCGTTTAACAGGAATTAATTACGGCGGTGTTAACGCTTAA
- a CDS encoding NAD(P)H-hydrate epimerase, translating into MQVTSLSLEAFKEMDYWAVEKYNLSIELMMENAGLQLARLIAEKATETSVITIGAGNGNNGGGGLVAARRLAAWGFNVNLDLVVPITKDLPKVQLERALLFGAKEGIPETTDIWVDAYLGFSQRLPLSDAFVKSIALANASSAFKISLDIPVGISKDGELSGFTANQVMTLAAPKILLEKLPNGVEVFMADLGIPKSVYEHFNIQMPDFKKYQLIKIK; encoded by the coding sequence ATGCAGGTAACCAGTCTTTCGTTAGAAGCCTTTAAAGAGATGGATTATTGGGCGGTTGAAAAATACAACCTGTCCATTGAATTGATGATGGAAAATGCGGGGCTTCAACTAGCAAGATTAATCGCCGAAAAGGCAACTGAGACCTCTGTTATCACTATTGGCGCTGGTAATGGAAACAATGGCGGTGGCGGTTTAGTAGCTGCTCGCAGACTTGCTGCTTGGGGGTTTAACGTGAATTTGGACTTGGTAGTTCCTATTACCAAAGACCTACCAAAAGTACAATTAGAAAGAGCGTTGTTGTTTGGAGCTAAAGAAGGTATTCCAGAAACAACGGATATTTGGGTAGATGCTTATTTAGGATTTTCTCAAAGATTGCCGTTGTCAGATGCATTTGTAAAAAGTATTGCATTAGCAAACGCATCATCGGCATTTAAAATATCATTGGACATTCCCGTTGGTATTTCTAAAGATGGTGAATTATCAGGGTTTACAGCAAACCAGGTAATGACATTGGCAGCTCCTAAAATTCTTTTAGAAAAATTACCAAACGGAGTAGAAGTATTTATGGCTGATTTGGGAATTCCAAAATCGGTTTATGAGCATTTCAATATTCAAATGCCTGATTTTAAAAAATACCAATTGATAAAAATTAAATAA
- a CDS encoding thiamine pyrophosphate-dependent enzyme codes for MEKKVVWHKVLDNKKRLAEGRVMTVTAAHKGICLTHFKGKFSALDNKCPHQGGPLGEGSIENGLLRCPWHGWDFDPCTGVPPGGFDDGIETFPTKEEGDEIFVGIEEEEKHAETISDVMIETMVNWGVDTGFGMVGHSNLGVADAMMRQEEKGNFKFFGIRHEGAAAFAASAYGKLMGKPAVCFGIAGPGSTNMFTGMWDAKVDRSPMLALSGQVNTQVLGTGAFQEVDLVGAFQTVANFNHSVQQNSKHSELMSLAIKSALINRDVSHITFPDEVAFMPKSDNEKAQTPEDRITPFNISPPRQMVAKAVGMITDSERPAIIVGHGARFQMDAIIAFAEKLNCPVITTFKGKGQISDHHELGCGVLGRSGTPIASWFMNESDLLIVFGASFSNHTGITPKKPIIQVDYDPAALSKFHKVDAALWGEISETLTIIEEQTEGKINTVDRRPEIAKRWEIWQEEKASRLQDESTVGLSSIAVFDAMNKVVPDNAVIAVDVGNNTYSFGRYFEPKNQSVLMSGYLGSIGFALPAAMGAWAAQGNERPIWSVSGDGGFGQYLGEMMTLVKYNMNIKHVLLNNSEIGKISKEQKAAELDVWKTSLHNANFSKYAENCGALGIRVTKIEELIPALEKLKAHNGPALLEIITDASLI; via the coding sequence ATGGAAAAGAAAGTAGTGTGGCATAAAGTGTTAGATAATAAAAAGAGATTGGCAGAAGGTCGTGTAATGACCGTTACTGCTGCTCATAAAGGTATTTGTTTAACACATTTTAAAGGCAAATTTTCTGCTCTAGATAATAAGTGTCCACACCAAGGTGGTCCTTTAGGGGAAGGTTCTATTGAAAACGGATTGTTACGTTGCCCGTGGCACGGTTGGGATTTTGACCCTTGTACCGGTGTGCCGCCAGGTGGTTTTGATGATGGCATTGAAACATTTCCAACAAAGGAAGAGGGCGATGAAATTTTTGTTGGAATAGAAGAAGAGGAGAAGCATGCAGAAACAATCTCTGATGTCATGATAGAGACCATGGTAAATTGGGGCGTTGATACTGGTTTTGGCATGGTTGGTCACTCAAACCTAGGGGTTGCCGATGCCATGATGCGACAAGAAGAAAAAGGAAATTTCAAGTTTTTCGGAATACGTCATGAAGGAGCTGCAGCATTTGCGGCATCTGCTTATGGTAAACTAATGGGGAAACCCGCAGTTTGCTTTGGTATTGCAGGTCCGGGTTCTACCAATATGTTTACCGGTATGTGGGATGCTAAAGTAGATCGTTCACCAATGTTGGCACTTTCTGGTCAGGTAAATACACAAGTATTGGGAACAGGTGCTTTTCAAGAAGTAGATTTGGTAGGTGCTTTTCAAACCGTAGCCAATTTTAACCATAGTGTGCAACAAAACTCTAAGCATAGTGAGTTAATGAGCTTGGCGATTAAAAGCGCATTAATAAATAGAGATGTATCTCATATTACTTTCCCAGATGAGGTTGCCTTTATGCCAAAGTCAGATAACGAAAAAGCACAGACTCCAGAAGATAGAATTACACCTTTTAATATTTCACCACCAAGACAAATGGTAGCGAAAGCGGTGGGTATGATTACAGACTCAGAACGACCTGCAATTATAGTAGGACATGGCGCTCGTTTTCAAATGGATGCTATAATCGCATTTGCAGAAAAATTAAACTGTCCGGTAATCACCACCTTTAAAGGAAAAGGACAAATTTCTGACCATCACGAATTAGGTTGTGGAGTACTTGGTAGAAGTGGAACACCTATAGCTTCATGGTTTATGAACGAGAGTGATTTATTGATTGTTTTTGGAGCATCGTTTTCTAATCATACAGGTATTACGCCTAAAAAACCCATTATTCAGGTAGATTATGACCCAGCAGCTTTAAGTAAATTTCATAAAGTTGATGCTGCCCTATGGGGAGAGATTTCTGAAACCTTGACCATTATAGAAGAACAAACCGAAGGAAAAATAAATACGGTAGATAGACGTCCGGAAATTGCAAAACGATGGGAGATATGGCAAGAAGAAAAAGCAAGTAGGCTCCAAGATGAAAGTACGGTTGGTCTAAGTTCAATTGCAGTATTTGATGCAATGAACAAAGTAGTGCCAGACAATGCGGTTATTGCCGTAGATGTTGGTAACAACACCTATTCTTTTGGTCGTTATTTTGAGCCGAAAAATCAATCTGTATTAATGTCCGGTTACTTGGGTTCTATAGGTTTTGCATTACCTGCAGCAATGGGCGCTTGGGCTGCGCAAGGCAACGAAAGACCTATTTGGTCGGTTTCGGGTGATGGTGGCTTTGGTCAGTATTTAGGTGAGATGATGACTTTGGTGAAATACAATATGAACATTAAGCATGTGCTTTTAAACAACTCGGAAATCGGTAAAATTTCAAAGGAGCAAAAAGCGGCTGAATTGGATGTTTGGAAAACTTCTTTACACAATGCTAATTTTTCAAAGTATGCAGAGAATTGTGGGGCACTTGGTATTCGAGTTACTAAAATAGAAGAATTAATACCTGCTTTAGAAAAACTAAAAGCACACAATGGTCCGGCATTACTGGAAATAATCACTGACGCTAGTTTGATTTAA
- a CDS encoding cation:proton antiporter has product MFQSFSIIFLIAAFFSYVNYKWLKLPSTIGLMILALSTVVLITLTQNIFPAFYLYFCDVVINTDFRSLLMDGMLSFLLFAGSLHVNIDDLKKERKSILLFATFGVLISTTIVGFLTYYLAQSLSIELPLIHALLFGALISPTDPIAVMSILKKANIQKSLGVKIEGESLFNDGIGVVVFSGLLIIARLDENSNESLSSAIGELFLMEAVGGIVYGLILGYIGYRVIKSINENPQLAVLISLAIVIGGYAIASLLHVSGPLAMVVSGMVIGNKINIASNKGMTRKMLNNIWEVLDDVFNAILFVLIGLSIHLLKFDSLYLTLGFLSIFVVLLARFISVLLPYSLLKHEESKPIKTVAILTWGGLRGGISIALALSLSEDLSAEIILYITYVVVLVSVLVQGLSVGKVAKKIYS; this is encoded by the coding sequence ATGTTTCAATCATTTAGTATCATATTCTTAATTGCCGCCTTTTTTAGTTACGTCAACTATAAGTGGTTAAAGTTACCATCAACCATTGGGTTAATGATTTTAGCTTTGTCAACGGTCGTTTTAATTACATTGACTCAAAATATATTTCCTGCATTTTATCTTTACTTCTGCGATGTGGTAATCAATACAGATTTTAGAAGTCTGTTAATGGACGGTATGTTGAGTTTCTTGCTTTTTGCAGGATCTTTACATGTTAATATCGATGACCTAAAAAAAGAGCGGAAATCCATACTATTGTTTGCAACGTTCGGAGTGCTTATTTCTACTACAATAGTCGGGTTTTTAACCTATTATCTTGCTCAATCTTTAAGTATAGAATTACCTCTTATACATGCTTTGCTTTTTGGAGCATTAATTTCGCCAACAGACCCCATAGCCGTAATGTCAATTTTGAAAAAGGCAAATATTCAGAAAAGTTTGGGAGTAAAAATTGAAGGCGAATCATTGTTTAATGATGGTATTGGTGTTGTAGTATTTTCTGGTTTGTTAATTATAGCACGCTTAGATGAAAATAGCAATGAATCTTTAAGCAGTGCAATTGGCGAGCTATTTTTAATGGAAGCCGTTGGTGGAATTGTCTACGGTTTAATTTTAGGTTATATAGGATATAGAGTTATCAAATCTATTAATGAAAATCCGCAATTAGCGGTTTTAATAAGTTTAGCCATTGTCATAGGTGGTTATGCAATAGCTTCGTTACTTCATGTATCCGGACCGTTGGCTATGGTAGTTTCGGGTATGGTCATTGGAAATAAAATTAATATAGCATCAAATAAAGGAATGACCCGCAAAATGCTGAATAATATTTGGGAAGTTCTAGATGATGTATTTAATGCTATTCTATTCGTTCTAATAGGATTGTCAATACACCTGCTCAAATTTGACTCGTTATATCTAACATTAGGCTTCTTGTCTATATTCGTGGTACTTTTGGCTCGTTTTATATCGGTCTTATTACCATATAGCTTACTTAAACATGAAGAAAGTAAACCTATAAAAACAGTGGCTATTTTAACCTGGGGAGGCTTACGCGGTGGTATATCCATAGCATTGGCACTTAGTTTGTCAGAAGACCTTTCTGCAGAAATTATATTATATATAACATATGTTGTGGTACTGGTGTCGGTACTTGTACAAGGGTTGAGTGTAGGTAAAGTAGCAAAGAAAATATATAGCTAG
- a CDS encoding Pycsar system effector family protein, whose translation MMEESEKVIKKQEKAIDKQLISELGIDKEKLKELKKKLAKVEPRSERGAETLFRLVSKNQYTLNAMIDRKSNILISINALILSIILGTVLSQLDKDPHLIYPAIIMLGTNLISIAYAVFATRPELTHGDRSTNNLLFYGNFNTMNEEEYTEELTSLMYKGDELYKTIARDTFHLGKTIDRKFKLLRTSFHVFLVGIILAVVGFIACHIMFAM comes from the coding sequence ATGATGGAAGAATCAGAAAAAGTAATAAAAAAGCAAGAAAAAGCGATTGATAAGCAATTGATTTCCGAATTGGGTATTGATAAAGAGAAACTTAAAGAACTGAAGAAGAAACTAGCAAAAGTTGAACCTCGTTCAGAACGTGGTGCAGAAACTTTGTTTCGTTTGGTCTCTAAAAATCAGTATACTTTGAACGCGATGATCGATAGAAAATCGAATATTCTTATTTCCATCAACGCACTTATTCTATCAATAATCCTGGGAACCGTATTAAGTCAGTTAGATAAAGACCCGCATCTTATATATCCGGCAATTATAATGTTGGGAACTAATCTCATATCTATAGCCTATGCAGTGTTTGCTACTAGACCAGAACTTACGCATGGAGATAGGAGTACCAATAACCTTTTGTTCTATGGCAATTTTAATACTATGAATGAAGAAGAGTACACAGAAGAACTTACAAGTCTAATGTACAAAGGAGACGAACTTTATAAGACCATTGCAAGGGATACGTTTCACTTAGGCAAGACAATTGATAGAAAGTTTAAACTACTTAGAACTTCTTTTCATGTTTTCTTAGTAGGTATTATTTTGGCAGTGGTAGGATTTATAGCTTGCCATATCATGTTTGCTATGTAA
- a CDS encoding glycoside hydrolase family 10 protein has product MKYLFLFFSIIISFNVSSQKQKVPVYAWVGGPGKAIDKDIQQEFVDLKNKGIDGLMYSGGHDPAIYKRVGKLAKMAGLEFHSWIPTMIQSDPNLKSEWYGVSGKGESAFDIQPYAPYYKFLCPNKKGVRRYLKNLYSSVAEVEEVDGIHLDYIRYPDVILARGLWEKYDLIQDKEYPEYDFCYCDTCASDFKKKSGIDIKEAEDPTTVHEWKQYRYDVITSLVGEISEAVHKKGKKVNAAVFPGPSISKTLVRQEWSKWNLDAYFPMNYNDFYMGNTLWVGSMVKEEVKAVPDTPVFSGLFICPRPWNKANEKDPEGSGLLPEELGDAIRESMENGAAGICLFTPGRMTDAHWAAFDVAIHKDYSKKNK; this is encoded by the coding sequence ATGAAGTACCTATTCCTTTTTTTTTCGATAATAATTTCTTTTAACGTAAGCTCTCAAAAACAAAAAGTACCCGTTTATGCGTGGGTCGGTGGCCCAGGAAAAGCAATTGATAAAGATATTCAACAAGAGTTTGTAGACCTTAAAAATAAAGGAATAGACGGCCTGATGTATAGCGGAGGTCACGACCCCGCTATTTATAAAAGAGTGGGTAAACTTGCAAAAATGGCCGGTTTGGAATTTCATTCTTGGATACCTACAATGATTCAAAGTGACCCCAATTTAAAGTCTGAATGGTACGGGGTTAGTGGCAAAGGGGAATCCGCATTTGATATTCAACCCTATGCGCCATATTATAAATTTCTTTGTCCAAATAAAAAAGGAGTTCGCAGGTATTTGAAAAACTTGTATTCAAGTGTAGCTGAAGTAGAAGAGGTAGACGGAATTCACTTGGATTATATTCGTTACCCAGATGTAATTTTGGCACGTGGCCTTTGGGAAAAATATGATTTAATTCAAGATAAAGAATATCCTGAATATGATTTTTGTTATTGCGATACGTGTGCTTCTGATTTTAAAAAGAAGAGTGGTATCGATATCAAAGAAGCAGAAGACCCTACCACGGTTCATGAATGGAAGCAATATAGATACGATGTAATTACTAGTCTAGTTGGTGAAATAAGCGAAGCTGTACATAAGAAGGGTAAGAAAGTTAATGCCGCTGTTTTTCCCGGTCCTTCAATTTCCAAAACGTTGGTACGGCAAGAGTGGAGTAAGTGGAATTTGGATGCTTACTTCCCAATGAACTACAATGATTTTTATATGGGCAATACCCTTTGGGTTGGCAGTATGGTAAAAGAAGAAGTAAAAGCCGTTCCTGATACTCCTGTATTTAGCGGACTATTCATTTGCCCTAGACCATGGAACAAAGCAAATGAGAAAGACCCTGAAGGCAGTGGTTTATTACCTGAAGAACTTGGAGATGCTATTAGGGAATCTATGGAAAACGGTGCCGCCGGTATCTGCCTTTTTACTCCGGGGAGAATGACAGATGCACATTGGGCCGCTTTTGATGTGGCTATTCATAAAGATTATTCTAAGAAAAATAAGTGA
- a CDS encoding glycoside hydrolase family 2 protein encodes MKKINLLILFTFLAFQLAIGQGKYELNTEWFCKPITEINADGYEISTTSYEIKDWIPATVPGTVLTTLLNNDKVPDPFYGMNNEEIKDIYDTGREHYTYWFIKNFQEKAKKGEKVWLTFRGINYSVDIFINGEKVNEAPYKGMFLRKSFDITNLLNKNGKNRLAVIVHPVDVVGNPNGGQGGDGMIAKNVSSQYVAGWDWIQPIRDRNTGIWDKVFIEKTGVVNLKNPHIITLVPGERMPGVDQEPAELKVSAELENTSDKSISGTLKYELNGDEITKDVTIKASTTTEISLPNYSVQNPKLWWPNGYGEQNRYNIKLEFLTKKKVSDTEKVSFGIREIQTDWNERTRSKQISVNGQKIFIKGGNWIMSDAMLRLSEKRYDAEIRFHSEMNLNLIRIWGGSLTERPEFYEACDKYGMLVIQDFWISGDGNGRWLDPFKKEDQWTRRKYPDDHELFITSAEDMVKMIRNHPSLAMWCGGNEITPPADIMHALKEEVLPKLDGTRWFIDYSNSDEMSYNFKGGNGDGPYNIQDISVFWQERTWPFNSEVGSVGTGDMVSLKRFLPEANLVIPQEINGSEKVTDKAWSYHKYIDYNNSLDVYGKPTDMEDFANKAQLVNYNQYRGLMEGFSAHMWDWYTGTIIWKTQNPWTALRGQMYDYYLDPNACLYGTRKGSEAFHGMYNAINGDIMIVNNTFKPKHDIMLRVSSFDMKGNETVLEQVFCSIEKSSIRLIGNLQEKIQKQASDDGAFISVQLLNTEQEILSDNFYWIPDETGIHSGLNALEKVKITATAKKINDTTIALTLSNKETNTVSFFNRVSLIDSDTKERILPTFYTDNYVSLVPGGTKEIELEYDNLKDIEPLIEISGWNTEPKHVTIE; translated from the coding sequence ATGAAGAAAATAAACCTTTTAATTCTATTTACTTTTTTAGCTTTTCAATTGGCGATAGGTCAGGGAAAATATGAATTGAATACAGAATGGTTCTGCAAACCGATTACGGAAATTAATGCCGATGGTTACGAAATATCTACAACGTCTTATGAGATAAAAGATTGGATACCGGCTACCGTACCGGGAACAGTTTTGACTACTTTATTAAATAATGACAAAGTGCCAGATCCGTTCTACGGAATGAATAATGAAGAAATCAAAGATATTTATGATACAGGACGAGAGCACTATACGTATTGGTTCATAAAGAATTTTCAAGAAAAAGCTAAAAAAGGTGAGAAGGTATGGCTCACTTTTCGGGGTATTAACTACAGTGTAGACATTTTTATTAATGGTGAGAAAGTGAACGAAGCTCCTTATAAAGGTATGTTTCTTCGTAAGTCTTTTGATATTACAAATCTTTTAAACAAGAATGGTAAAAATAGGTTGGCCGTTATAGTACATCCTGTAGATGTGGTTGGCAACCCAAATGGTGGTCAAGGTGGAGATGGTATGATTGCCAAAAATGTTTCTTCTCAGTATGTGGCGGGCTGGGATTGGATACAGCCTATTCGTGATAGAAATACGGGTATTTGGGATAAGGTTTTTATTGAAAAAACAGGTGTAGTAAACTTAAAGAACCCGCATATTATTACTTTGGTTCCAGGTGAAAGAATGCCAGGTGTAGACCAGGAACCGGCCGAATTAAAAGTATCGGCAGAGCTCGAAAACACAAGCGACAAATCAATTTCAGGTACACTAAAATATGAACTGAATGGAGATGAAATAACTAAAGACGTTACTATAAAGGCTAGTACCACTACCGAAATAAGTTTGCCGAATTATAGTGTTCAAAATCCTAAGCTATGGTGGCCCAATGGTTATGGTGAGCAAAATAGGTATAACATAAAATTAGAATTCTTAACTAAGAAAAAAGTATCAGATACAGAAAAAGTAAGTTTTGGTATACGAGAAATACAAACGGATTGGAATGAACGTACCCGTAGCAAACAGATATCTGTTAATGGGCAAAAGATATTTATTAAAGGAGGTAACTGGATAATGTCAGATGCTATGTTGCGTTTATCCGAAAAGCGTTATGATGCAGAGATTCGTTTTCATAGTGAAATGAATTTAAATTTAATTAGAATTTGGGGAGGTTCATTAACAGAACGTCCCGAATTTTATGAAGCTTGTGATAAATATGGAATGCTGGTAATTCAAGACTTTTGGATAAGTGGAGATGGTAACGGACGTTGGTTGGATCCGTTCAAAAAGGAAGATCAATGGACAAGAAGAAAATATCCGGATGATCATGAATTATTTATTACATCGGCAGAAGATATGGTTAAGATGATACGTAATCATCCATCATTAGCTATGTGGTGCGGTGGGAACGAGATTACGCCTCCAGCTGATATCATGCATGCATTAAAAGAAGAAGTTCTTCCTAAATTAGATGGTACCCGTTGGTTTATAGACTACTCTAATTCTGATGAAATGTCATACAATTTTAAAGGAGGGAATGGAGACGGGCCTTATAACATACAAGATATCAGTGTTTTTTGGCAAGAACGCACATGGCCTTTTAATTCAGAAGTTGGATCCGTAGGTACGGGAGATATGGTTTCTTTGAAAAGGTTTTTACCAGAAGCCAATTTAGTAATTCCTCAGGAAATCAATGGCTCGGAGAAGGTAACGGATAAAGCATGGAGCTATCATAAATATATTGACTACAATAATAGTCTTGATGTTTATGGCAAACCAACTGATATGGAGGATTTTGCCAATAAAGCTCAATTGGTAAATTATAATCAATATAGAGGTTTGATGGAAGGTTTTAGCGCTCATATGTGGGATTGGTACACGGGTACTATTATTTGGAAAACGCAAAACCCGTGGACAGCACTTCGGGGTCAAATGTATGATTATTACCTAGATCCTAATGCCTGTTTGTATGGTACTCGTAAAGGAAGTGAGGCATTTCATGGCATGTACAATGCTATAAATGGCGATATCATGATTGTGAATAATACATTCAAGCCAAAGCATGATATTATGTTGCGAGTTAGCTCGTTTGATATGAAAGGAAACGAAACCGTTCTAGAGCAGGTATTTTGTAGTATTGAAAAATCCAGCATTCGGCTAATTGGGAACCTTCAGGAGAAAATTCAAAAGCAGGCATCTGACGATGGGGCCTTCATATCTGTTCAATTGTTAAATACGGAACAAGAAATTCTTAGTGATAATTTCTACTGGATTCCAGATGAAACAGGAATTCATTCTGGATTAAACGCTTTAGAAAAAGTCAAAATTACTGCAACCGCAAAAAAGATAAACGACACTACTATTGCCTTGACACTAAGTAATAAGGAAACAAATACGGTATCTTTTTTCAATCGGGTATCATTAATTGACAGCGATACTAAAGAACGTATCTTACCAACATTTTATACTGATAATTATGTCTCTTTAGTTCCGGGAGGTACCAAGGAAATAGAATTGGAATACGATAATTTGAAAGATATAGAACCACTAATAGAAATTAGTGGATGGAATACTGAGCCAAAGCACGTTACTATAGAATAA